A stretch of Cyanobacterium sp. HL-69 DNA encodes these proteins:
- the cfa gene encoding cyclopropane-fatty-acyl-phospholipid synthase translates to MTSMADINNQFVSIEFKKIETNYHKNKFLVQCFNTMQMAACESYINGLEIPDFLVKSNLDTIIPICYREYPFLLIPYEWLLKESEYLAEKSHELMETQYNLPKELFKVMLGESQLMYPKYTMALWQKGATNLEQAQTDMLDDLITKAQIKDGDHILDIGCGFGSALHYILSKFPNCQVTGLNLSKEHCQYIRNKIKDDQSYFSSDCFTLIEGDFNTINFEQKFDKIISLGVFEHIGNLTNSFKKVSSLLTDKGQFLLHIIAIKLPHSISSVFLEKYIFPRFRVWGYENVPLYNQDLKTVDKWFMNGSNYSKTLVTWLRNFDNNQEYLKTLNYDMDYSRFRRMWRLYLIWCIAYFDACNGEVLGNGQYLMTKA, encoded by the coding sequence ATGACTTCTATGGCTGACATAAACAATCAATTTGTTTCTATCGAATTCAAAAAGATCGAGACTAACTACCATAAGAATAAATTTCTAGTTCAATGTTTTAACACCATGCAAATGGCGGCGTGTGAAAGTTATATTAATGGATTAGAGATACCTGATTTTTTAGTCAAGTCAAATTTAGATACAATTATTCCTATTTGTTATCGAGAGTATCCTTTTTTATTAATCCCCTATGAATGGTTATTAAAAGAGAGCGAATACTTAGCTGAAAAATCCCATGAATTGATGGAAACTCAATATAACTTACCCAAAGAATTATTTAAAGTTATGCTAGGGGAAAGTCAATTAATGTATCCCAAATACACCATGGCATTATGGCAAAAAGGAGCAACAAATCTGGAACAAGCACAAACAGATATGTTGGATGATCTTATTACTAAAGCTCAAATAAAAGACGGAGATCATATCTTAGATATTGGATGTGGTTTTGGCAGTGCTTTACATTATATTCTTTCAAAATTTCCTAACTGCCAAGTAACAGGATTAAATCTAAGTAAAGAACATTGTCAGTATATTCGTAATAAAATAAAAGATGATCAAAGTTATTTTAGTTCGGATTGTTTTACCTTAATTGAAGGTGATTTTAATACCATTAATTTTGAACAAAAATTTGATAAAATTATTAGCTTAGGAGTGTTTGAACATATAGGAAACCTAACTAATAGTTTTAAAAAAGTATCATCTTTACTTACAGATAAAGGTCAATTTTTACTACATATTATTGCCATTAAACTTCCCCATAGTATCTCGAGTGTCTTTCTTGAAAAGTATATTTTTCCACGCTTTAGAGTGTGGGGTTATGAAAATGTACCGTTATATAATCAAGACCTTAAAACCGTTGATAAATGGTTTATGAATGGCTCAAATTATTCTAAAACATTAGTAACATGGTTGCGTAACTTTGATAATAACCAAGAATATCTTAAAACCCTTAACTATGACATGGATTATAGTCGTTTTCGCAGAATGTGGCGGTTATATTTGATATGGTGTATTGCTTATTTTGATGCTTGTAATGGGGAAGTTTTGGGTAATGGGCAGTATTTGATGACTAAAGCCTAA
- the ggpS gene encoding type II geranylgeranyl diphosphate synthase GgpS has product MFDLQSYLKEKQKLVEKSLDESLPMGKPEKIYESMRYSLLAGGKRLRPILCLATCELMGGNDDIAIPSACALEMIHTMSLIHDDLPAMDNDDYRRGKLTNHKVYGEDIAVLAGDGLLTYAFEYVARKTKGVPPENVLEVIKVLTRAVGAQGLVGGQVMDLECEGKTDVTAEMLSFIHIHKTGALLEACVTSGAILAGANQEDLERLSIYAKNIGLAFQIIDDILDVTATSEELGKTAGKDISADKATYPKLWGLEESKAKADELVESAIAQLAVYGEKAQPLKALAEFIVNRKN; this is encoded by the coding sequence GTGTTTGATTTACAAAGCTATTTGAAAGAGAAACAAAAGTTGGTGGAAAAGTCTTTGGATGAGTCTTTGCCTATGGGTAAGCCTGAAAAGATTTATGAATCGATGCGTTATTCTTTGTTGGCAGGGGGCAAGAGATTGCGCCCTATTTTGTGTTTGGCTACTTGTGAGTTGATGGGGGGTAATGATGATATTGCGATTCCTTCTGCTTGTGCTTTGGAAATGATTCATACTATGTCTTTAATCCATGATGATTTACCCGCGATGGATAATGATGATTATCGTCGGGGTAAGTTGACTAATCATAAGGTGTATGGGGAAGATATTGCGGTTTTGGCAGGGGATGGATTGTTAACCTATGCTTTTGAGTATGTGGCGAGGAAAACTAAGGGGGTACCTCCTGAGAATGTGTTGGAGGTGATTAAGGTTTTAACTAGGGCGGTGGGCGCCCAAGGTTTAGTTGGGGGGCAGGTGATGGATTTGGAGTGCGAGGGTAAGACTGATGTGACGGCGGAGATGCTTAGTTTTATCCATATTCACAAAACGGGGGCTTTATTAGAAGCCTGTGTAACTTCTGGGGCGATTTTGGCAGGGGCAAACCAAGAGGATTTAGAGCGGCTTTCTATCTATGCAAAAAATATCGGTTTAGCGTTTCAAATTATTGATGATATTTTAGATGTAACTGCCACTAGTGAGGAGTTGGGTAAGACGGCGGGAAAGGATATTTCTGCTGACAAGGCTACTTATCCCAAGTTATGGGGCTTAGAGGAGTCTAAGGCTAAGGCTGATGAGTTGGTGGAAAGTGCGATCGCACAGTTGGCGGTATATGGAGAAAAAGCCCAACCATTAAAAGCTTTGGCAGAGTTTATTGTTAATAGAAAAAATTAA
- a CDS encoding serine/threonine protein kinase, protein MFKPISDLVKSLHKDSQELLTNRYKIGNLVGKGAMGQVYKAFDINNNDTVVAIKFLSQALLDSKMRDRFQKEAKISALLGEQSDHIVRVKDYGVDDSQVPFYVMEYLEGYDLDQLVKKKPLSFPKFLSLTRQICLGLECAHNGILVNNELAPIIHRDIKPSNIFLAKDEKGGHFVKILDFGIAQIHNPDESLTQKSFMGTPEYCSPEQMAEDELKATSDIYSLGVLMYQMLTQQTPIKAEAHNFQSWYKAHNEFPPKKLPTYLELPKDLDDLIMSCLHKSPARRPQNIREILKVIIPLDREYNSDGGMNQTSKEASSALLPINTVYRQSFWPQNKPQKKIVFPNLVEAQEGAFSSLWSMLESDEVLHFQPKSTFCFTHFMFQATPHPMILWVNLLYNRTYEPKWLPCYLDLKTDIGAQISTNLISQKKYHILLFELGHPSGYKQKLTVNVASEKLKQLQNFLLKASSWQGEGQPEGSKIILKKQFESVKKTILAAVARAK, encoded by the coding sequence ATGTTTAAGCCTATCTCAGATTTAGTCAAGTCTTTACATAAGGACTCCCAAGAATTACTAACAAATCGCTACAAAATCGGTAATTTGGTGGGTAAGGGAGCCATGGGGCAGGTTTATAAGGCTTTTGATATTAATAATAATGATACGGTGGTGGCGATCAAATTTCTTTCTCAGGCTTTGTTGGATAGTAAAATGCGCGATCGCTTCCAGAAAGAGGCTAAAATAAGTGCATTATTGGGTGAACAAAGTGATCATATTGTTAGGGTAAAGGATTATGGCGTTGATGATAGTCAAGTGCCATTTTATGTGATGGAATATTTAGAAGGCTATGATTTAGATCAACTGGTTAAGAAAAAGCCCCTTTCTTTCCCCAAATTTCTATCCCTTACCCGTCAAATATGCTTGGGATTAGAGTGCGCCCATAATGGTATTTTAGTCAACAATGAGTTAGCCCCCATTATTCACCGAGATATTAAACCGAGTAATATATTTTTAGCCAAGGATGAAAAAGGAGGTCATTTTGTCAAAATTCTTGACTTTGGCATTGCCCAAATTCATAATCCTGATGAATCTTTAACCCAAAAATCCTTTATGGGTACTCCTGAATATTGCTCTCCTGAACAAATGGCGGAGGATGAATTGAAGGCAACTTCTGATATTTATAGTTTAGGGGTATTGATGTATCAGATGTTAACCCAACAAACCCCCATTAAGGCAGAAGCTCATAATTTTCAGTCGTGGTACAAAGCCCATAATGAATTTCCCCCCAAAAAATTACCTACTTATTTGGAGTTACCCAAGGATTTAGATGACTTGATTATGAGTTGTTTACATAAATCCCCTGCCCGTCGCCCTCAAAATATAAGGGAAATTTTGAAGGTAATTATCCCTTTAGACAGGGAATATAATAGCGATGGGGGAATGAATCAAACAAGTAAAGAAGCATCTTCAGCACTTCTTCCTATCAATACGGTTTATCGTCAAAGTTTTTGGCCGCAGAATAAACCCCAGAAAAAGATTGTTTTTCCGAATTTGGTGGAAGCCCAAGAGGGTGCTTTTTCTAGTTTATGGAGTATGTTGGAGTCTGATGAGGTGCTACATTTTCAACCTAAATCAACTTTTTGTTTTACCCACTTTATGTTTCAGGCTACTCCCCACCCGATGATTTTGTGGGTTAATTTGCTTTATAATCGGACTTATGAGCCAAAATGGTTGCCTTGTTATTTGGATTTGAAAACAGATATTGGTGCTCAAATTAGTACTAATTTAATTAGTCAGAAGAAGTACCATATTTTACTTTTTGAGTTAGGACATCCTTCTGGTTATAAACAAAAGTTAACTGTTAATGTCGCTTCTGAGAAGTTGAAACAACTACAAAATTTTCTGCTTAAGGCTTCTTCTTGGCAGGGTGAAGGACAACCCGAAGGGAGTAAAATTATTTTGAAAAAACAGTTTGAGTCTGTGAAAAAGACGATTTTGGCAGCGGTGGCAAGGGCTAAATAA
- the minC gene encoding septum site-determining protein MinC, with translation MINPSENIPPEESNLFPTENHTPPELSSTLENDSPPELPLPEEVTETPPLSSQEQIKLKQEGDFVYLFLPPHKTNHSNQWIRMIEDFKTRLQKMDKSWLPETKAHLDSGDKLLDTRQIRELDEILEQNQLKLDLVIAQRRQTAVAAASAGYSVKQNPSISLFVKPKENPQQNLAEPLYLKTNLRSGVQISHHSTVIILGDVNPGATIIAGGDVYVWGTLKGIAHAGARGNRECLIMSLKMNPTQLRIADLVARAPDNTPDSVAEVAYIGDGGIRIRDADTFRKLNVFSTQKQHWVNSSHGELKFERTENLTIEN, from the coding sequence ATGATTAATCCATCCGAAAATATCCCCCCCGAAGAAAGTAATCTTTTCCCCACAGAAAACCATACGCCCCCAGAATTATCTTCTACCCTAGAAAATGATTCTCCCCCAGAATTACCACTCCCCGAAGAAGTCACCGAAACCCCTCCCCTCAGTAGTCAAGAGCAAATTAAATTAAAACAAGAAGGGGATTTTGTCTATCTTTTTTTACCCCCCCACAAAACCAACCATAGCAATCAATGGATAAGGATGATAGAGGATTTCAAAACCCGATTGCAAAAAATGGATAAGTCATGGCTTCCTGAGACAAAAGCCCATTTAGATAGCGGTGATAAGTTGTTGGATACTAGACAAATTAGGGAGTTAGATGAAATTCTTGAACAAAATCAACTCAAACTCGATTTAGTCATTGCCCAACGTCGTCAAACTGCTGTGGCAGCGGCTAGTGCGGGTTATTCTGTTAAGCAAAATCCTTCTATTTCTCTTTTTGTTAAACCTAAAGAAAATCCTCAACAAAATTTAGCTGAACCTTTATATCTTAAAACTAATTTGCGATCGGGGGTGCAAATATCTCACCATAGCACGGTAATTATTCTTGGTGATGTCAATCCAGGTGCCACTATCATTGCGGGGGGAGATGTTTATGTGTGGGGTACTCTAAAAGGTATTGCCCACGCAGGGGCAAGGGGTAATCGAGAATGTTTAATTATGTCTTTAAAAATGAATCCAACTCAATTGAGAATTGCGGATTTGGTAGCTAGGGCGCCTGATAATACCCCCGATAGTGTGGCGGAGGTGGCTTACATTGGGGATGGGGGTATCAGAATTCGGGATGCGGATACTTTTCGTAAGTTAAATGTTTTTAGTACACAAAAACAACACTGGGTGAATAGTAGTCATGGGGAATTGAAATTCGAGCGCACTGAAAACCTAACCATTGAAAATTGA
- a CDS encoding putative dioxygenase encodes MNNIIFHLAIPMINGEDTKKFYGDILGAKLGRNNDHAMIFDFYGHQLVAHTSKENITPPRGIYPRHFGIVFTKESDWDDLVFNCENKQVEFYQPPRIRFSGELTEHKTFFLQDPAHNILEFKFYLYYEAIFGATDVMAIGDR; translated from the coding sequence ATGAATAATATTATTTTTCATTTAGCAATTCCCATGATTAATGGGGAGGATACTAAAAAATTTTATGGAGATATTTTAGGAGCGAAGTTAGGTAGAAATAATGACCATGCCATGATTTTTGATTTTTATGGACATCAGTTAGTCGCTCATACTAGCAAAGAAAATATTACTCCTCCTAGGGGGATTTATCCTCGTCATTTTGGTATCGTTTTTACGAAGGAATCTGATTGGGATGATTTGGTTTTTAACTGTGAAAATAAACAGGTTGAGTTTTATCAACCTCCTCGCATTCGTTTCTCTGGGGAATTAACTGAGCATAAAACTTTCTTTTTACAAGATCCTGCCCATAATATCCTAGAATTTAAGTTTTATCTTTATTATGAAGCTATTTTTGGGGCTACTGATGTTATGGCTATAGGCGATCGCTAA
- the glk gene encoding glucokinase Glk — MVKEKEVIGVDLGGTAIKFGRFLVDGTCLESFSVATPQPATPEDVINAIALTVNRINQNKNIVALGIGMPGATDVKGRIAKVAINLSGWHDVPLADELEKKTGLKTILCNDANCAGLGEAWLGAGKNYQNLILLTIGTGVGGAVILHGKLFIGHNGAGGELGLVTFNPHGHPCNSGNTGSFEQHASATAIYRDTGKKPSEWGELAKKNDPSALKFWEDYGKIIGTGLATYIYIFTPEAILIGGGVSASAEYFLPSAWEEVEKRVLPSSREGLKLMVAKLGNDAGMVGAAKLAWELIQ; from the coding sequence ATGGTAAAAGAAAAAGAAGTAATAGGAGTGGATTTGGGTGGCACAGCCATTAAATTTGGACGTTTTCTGGTGGATGGTACTTGTTTAGAGTCTTTTAGTGTTGCCACTCCTCAACCTGCTACCCCTGAAGATGTCATAAATGCGATCGCCCTTACCGTTAATAGAATCAACCAAAATAAAAACATTGTTGCCTTGGGCATTGGAATGCCAGGGGCTACAGACGTAAAAGGTAGAATAGCCAAAGTAGCCATCAACCTAAGTGGATGGCATGATGTACCCCTTGCCGATGAATTGGAAAAGAAAACAGGACTAAAAACCATTCTTTGTAACGATGCTAACTGTGCAGGATTAGGAGAAGCATGGCTAGGTGCAGGAAAAAACTATCAAAATTTAATTTTATTAACCATTGGTACGGGGGTAGGGGGCGCTGTCATTCTCCATGGCAAATTATTTATCGGACATAATGGTGCTGGGGGAGAATTAGGTTTAGTGACCTTCAATCCCCATGGACATCCTTGTAATAGCGGTAACACAGGCTCCTTTGAACAACACGCCTCCGCTACAGCCATTTATCGTGATACAGGCAAAAAACCATCTGAATGGGGCGAATTAGCAAAAAAAAATGATCCTAGCGCCCTAAAATTTTGGGAAGATTATGGCAAGATAATAGGCACTGGCTTGGCAACCTACATTTACATCTTTACCCCAGAAGCCATTTTGATTGGGGGGGGAGTGAGTGCTAGTGCTGAATATTTTTTACCATCAGCTTGGGAAGAAGTTGAAAAAAGAGTATTACCTAGTTCTAGGGAAGGACTAAAATTAATGGTTGCAAAATTAGGTAATGATGCAGGAATGGTTGGTGCTGCCAAACTAGCTTGGGAATTAATTCAATAA
- the ycf21 gene encoding chorismate pyruvate lyase Ycf21: MKTKPIVTQWNCLDNLWQGGEEVVKTGLPHSQLAPPWQILLLGDGSPTRHLRLLTQEPTQVDVIDMSLIGMDKDNAPQAIENVPGPRLRRQVWLKTASGQRLAYASSWWSADNVDHYLENRALPIWESLSKLHTELYRDIQGIYYGNCPYLEESFGEKGPFWGRHYLFWHNRKPLTLIYEVFSPYLSKYLGEIKYKK; the protein is encoded by the coding sequence TTGAAGACTAAACCAATCGTAACTCAGTGGAACTGTTTAGATAATCTCTGGCAAGGGGGAGAAGAAGTAGTAAAAACAGGTTTACCCCATTCCCAATTAGCACCTCCTTGGCAAATACTATTATTAGGAGATGGCTCTCCCACAAGGCATTTGAGGTTATTAACCCAAGAGCCTACCCAAGTAGATGTGATTGATATGTCTTTGATTGGTATGGATAAAGATAATGCCCCTCAGGCCATAGAAAACGTCCCAGGACCTAGGTTAAGAAGACAAGTATGGCTCAAAACTGCTTCTGGGCAAAGGTTGGCTTATGCTTCTTCTTGGTGGAGTGCGGACAATGTGGATCATTATTTAGAGAATAGAGCCTTACCGATTTGGGAAAGTTTATCTAAATTGCACACAGAATTGTATCGGGATATTCAAGGTATTTATTACGGTAATTGTCCTTATTTAGAAGAAAGTTTTGGGGAAAAAGGACCTTTTTGGGGGCGACATTATCTTTTTTGGCACAACCGCAAACCTTTAACTCTTATTTATGAAGTTTTTTCCCCTTATTTATCTAAATATTTAGGAGAAATAAAGTACAAAAAATAA
- a CDS encoding Glutaredoxin 2, translating to MKLVLYSKQGCHLCEGLEEKLREIDDFSLIIEIRDITTNEQWFEVYKYEIPVLLMVTDKGDRPIPRMSPRISVTQLSKKLQQFAEDLIEN from the coding sequence ATGAAGTTAGTTTTATATAGCAAACAGGGTTGTCACCTTTGTGAAGGATTAGAGGAAAAATTACGGGAAATTGATGATTTTAGTTTAATTATTGAAATTAGAGATATTACTACCAATGAACAATGGTTTGAGGTTTATAAATACGAAATACCTGTATTATTGATGGTTACGGATAAGGGCGATCGCCCCATACCCCGTATGTCTCCCCGTATTTCTGTGACACAACTAAGCAAAAAATTACAACAGTTTGCAGAGGATCTCATAGAGAATTAA
- a CDS encoding Glycosyl transferase, family 2: protein MNQPLVSVIIPTYKREQALVDSIRDVLKQDYPSFEVLVVDQTLDHDQEVESFLSNHHTQGKIKWYRVDWASLPKARNYGVSKAKGDIVIFIDDDVQLSENYISSHVKNYLDNEKIGAVAGRVLDRMKQFSAQTGEQGYSTAFKEHLDPEASDPGLAWYHLDFVYLIKPQKIITARGCNMSFRRDIFTKYDVWFDERFRGSAVREESDFCLRLRGTGYDIWYDPLAELVHLGEELGGCHDITTKSLSYQFAFYHNHFLMGLKNLTLSQQIRFYGKLFDCHVLGNPPCNKNGSLTKVISRGVFYFLGFLDALKTQLFGLFSSYHSFFTVD, encoded by the coding sequence ATGAATCAACCTCTAGTTTCTGTGATTATTCCTACTTATAAACGAGAACAAGCCCTGGTGGATAGTATTCGGGATGTACTTAAACAAGATTATCCTTCTTTTGAAGTGCTTGTGGTGGATCAAACTCTGGATCATGATCAAGAAGTTGAATCTTTTTTGAGCAATCATCATACACAAGGAAAAATAAAATGGTATCGGGTAGATTGGGCTAGTTTACCAAAAGCCAGAAATTATGGAGTTAGTAAGGCGAAAGGCGACATCGTAATTTTTATTGATGATGATGTTCAGCTATCAGAAAATTATATTTCTTCCCATGTCAAAAATTATTTAGATAATGAAAAGATAGGTGCAGTAGCTGGAAGGGTTTTAGACCGTATGAAGCAGTTTTCGGCTCAAACAGGAGAGCAAGGCTATTCAACGGCATTCAAAGAGCATTTAGACCCCGAAGCAAGTGATCCGGGGTTGGCATGGTATCATTTGGATTTTGTTTATTTAATCAAACCCCAAAAAATTATTACTGCTAGGGGTTGCAATATGTCTTTTCGGCGAGATATTTTTACCAAGTATGATGTCTGGTTTGATGAAAGGTTTCGGGGTAGTGCAGTGAGAGAGGAGTCGGATTTTTGTTTACGGTTACGCGGTACGGGTTATGATATTTGGTACGATCCATTGGCAGAGTTAGTTCATTTAGGGGAGGAACTTGGAGGCTGTCACGATATTACAACCAAGTCTTTGAGTTATCAGTTTGCTTTTTACCATAATCATTTTTTGATGGGTTTAAAAAATTTGACTTTATCCCAACAAATACGTTTTTATGGTAAGTTATTTGATTGTCATGTTTTAGGTAATCCTCCTTGTAATAAAAATGGTTCTTTGACCAAAGTTATTAGTCGAGGAGTATTTTATTTTTTAGGTTTTTTAGATGCTTTAAAAACTCAGTTGTTCGGTTTATTTAGTAGCTATCACTCTTTTTTTACTGTGGATTAA
- a CDS encoding Bacterial cell division membrane protein: MTASKTQKFRNRKRGVSNAPPNTPAPLSRKEKMALKRQERQKKQKLVSSWAIAIIFGILVALPSFFLLSPKMAVAAALGVMALILSYQFPKSALWVFLIYMPFGGTVVYVFAGGNLIFQIAKDVFYIPALCALLLQAWKQRKPIIIAKPLLPTLMILSIVCLMVLVFINLRIQLLAPACNLVQNVSPPRICKEGQPFLQGILGLKIFIGYIPLMFCGYHLIEDKQTVLKLGRLLAVLAIICCLLALVQYQFLKSGRCQATSEFTEGAGLFRASLDARCFVGGSLLYTPEQNQIRLPGTFVSPWHWGWFLIANSAICFSVAFFETSRFWQLIGLGGMGLVFINAVVSGQRAALFLVPIFIAVMLVLTGQIFRLKRFIPIAVILFIIGFIFITANPEFVTDRIDSAIGRWNASPPQDFIIKQWQWAISNGDGILLGSGLGKATNSARAFGAVAFLETYHPKIIYELGMLGLIAFLGFITHLVIYTFKKYRSIKDPTLKSFASAFWVFLLFIGYFPYWYPLDTDPVAVYYWLFAGVLIKLTVIDKQERDQEVQTILTKNRKTRKKFKSLKKRHPATS, from the coding sequence ATGACTGCCTCGAAAACTCAAAAATTTCGCAACCGTAAAAGGGGTGTAAGCAATGCTCCCCCTAATACCCCTGCTCCCCTCAGTCGTAAAGAAAAAATGGCTCTCAAGCGGCAGGAAAGGCAAAAAAAGCAAAAATTGGTCAGTTCATGGGCGATCGCCATTATCTTCGGAATATTAGTAGCCCTACCTTCATTTTTCCTTTTATCACCAAAGATGGCAGTGGCCGCCGCCCTAGGAGTTATGGCACTCATTCTTTCCTATCAGTTTCCCAAATCAGCGCTTTGGGTGTTTCTGATTTATATGCCCTTCGGAGGTACAGTAGTATATGTCTTTGCAGGAGGAAACTTGATCTTTCAGATTGCTAAAGATGTATTTTATATTCCCGCCCTATGTGCCCTACTACTTCAGGCATGGAAGCAGAGGAAACCCATTATCATCGCTAAGCCTTTGCTTCCTACTTTGATGATACTAAGCATAGTCTGCCTGATGGTTTTAGTTTTCATAAACCTTCGTATTCAACTTCTGGCCCCAGCTTGTAACTTGGTACAAAATGTCAGTCCCCCTCGCATTTGTAAAGAAGGACAACCATTTTTGCAGGGTATTTTGGGCTTAAAAATATTTATCGGCTACATACCCTTAATGTTTTGTGGTTATCATCTCATCGAAGATAAACAAACCGTACTTAAACTCGGTCGATTATTAGCGGTTTTAGCAATCATCTGTTGTCTTTTAGCCTTGGTGCAATACCAATTTCTAAAAAGTGGGCGTTGTCAAGCAACCAGCGAATTTACCGAAGGTGCTGGTCTATTTCGAGCTAGTTTAGATGCTAGATGCTTTGTGGGTGGTTCACTACTATATACCCCAGAGCAAAATCAAATACGACTACCAGGAACATTTGTCTCTCCATGGCATTGGGGCTGGTTTCTCATTGCCAATAGTGCCATTTGTTTTAGTGTTGCCTTTTTTGAAACTTCCCGTTTTTGGCAATTAATCGGACTTGGGGGCATGGGTTTAGTTTTCATTAATGCGGTAGTGTCAGGACAAAGAGCCGCTCTTTTCCTTGTACCTATATTTATCGCTGTAATGTTAGTTTTAACGGGGCAAATTTTTCGTCTTAAACGTTTTATTCCCATTGCCGTAATTCTCTTCATTATTGGTTTTATATTTATTACGGCTAACCCTGAATTCGTCACGGACAGAATTGATAGTGCGATCGGGCGTTGGAATGCCTCCCCTCCTCAAGACTTTATCATTAAACAGTGGCAATGGGCTATTAGTAATGGTGACGGAATTCTTTTAGGATCAGGTTTAGGTAAAGCGACTAATTCCGCTAGAGCTTTTGGCGCTGTGGCATTTTTGGAAACCTATCATCCCAAAATTATTTATGAACTTGGTATGTTAGGTTTAATCGCTTTTTTGGGATTTATTACTCATTTAGTAATATATACTTTTAAAAAGTATCGTTCCATTAAAGATCCAACTCTCAAAAGTTTTGCGAGCGCCTTTTGGGTGTTTTTACTATTTATTGGTTATTTTCCCTACTGGTACCCCCTTGACACTGACCCTGTGGCCGTTTACTACTGGTTATTTGCGGGAGTTTTAATTAAACTAACAGTGATAGATAAACAAGAACGGGATCAAGAAGTTCAAACTATCTTGACTAAAAATCGTAAAACCAGAAAAAAATTTAAGTCCCTCAAAAAAAGACACCCTGCGACATCATGA